One region of bacterium genomic DNA includes:
- a CDS encoding SDR family oxidoreductase: MAKKLLITGGTGTLGSHLVRQAIASGAWDEVHATNYSQRPNFHKVFWYPMDARQPVGAIIERIAPTHILHTLALASPDICEKNKLEAWQVNVSVTQSLAEYAAQNKARLIYTSTDLVFDGVQGNYAESDTPQPLNFYADSKLEGEQAVREVMKDGHFVIVRLANLYGSNLNGKENFFTEMTRALRQSSELKLFTDQIRSVMSASNAAACLLELAGLSFEGLLHLGGPQAVSRYEFGQILARAMQVKNPSIKKITMAQMPGGAKRPANVSLKITQAQNILTTKLLAPEEGLKREIEGY; this comes from the coding sequence ATGGCCAAAAAACTACTGATCACCGGCGGTACGGGTACGCTCGGAAGCCATTTGGTACGTCAGGCTATCGCCTCCGGCGCGTGGGATGAAGTCCATGCGACCAACTATTCCCAGCGTCCCAATTTTCACAAGGTCTTTTGGTACCCGATGGATGCACGCCAACCCGTAGGTGCAATCATCGAGCGTATCGCGCCGACACATATTCTACATACATTGGCATTGGCATCGCCGGATATTTGTGAAAAGAATAAATTAGAAGCCTGGCAAGTCAATGTATCTGTTACGCAAAGCCTTGCGGAGTACGCCGCGCAAAACAAAGCGCGACTGATCTATACGTCGACCGATCTGGTGTTTGACGGGGTGCAAGGAAATTACGCGGAAAGCGATACGCCGCAGCCGCTCAATTTTTATGCAGACAGCAAGCTCGAAGGGGAACAGGCCGTACGCGAAGTGATGAAAGACGGTCATTTTGTAATTGTGCGGTTAGCCAATCTGTACGGTTCCAATCTCAACGGTAAAGAAAATTTTTTCACAGAAATGACCAGGGCATTGCGTCAGTCGTCGGAATTGAAATTGTTCACCGATCAAATCCGTTCGGTGATGTCGGCATCCAATGCGGCGGCTTGTTTGTTGGAACTGGCGGGTTTATCGTTTGAAGGGCTTTTGCACTTAGGCGGCCCGCAGGCGGTGAGCCGTTATGAGTTTGGTCAAATACTGGCGCGTGCGATGCAGGTTAAAAATCCCAGCATTAAAAAAATAACAATGGCACAGATGCCCGGCGGCGCCAAACGACCGGCTAATGTATCGCTGAAAATAACGCAAGCGCAAAACATATTAACGACGAAACTGCTCGCACCGGAGGAAGGGCTTAAGCGGGAGATCGAAGGGTATTGA
- the bcp gene encoding thioredoxin-dependent thiol peroxidase, with product MLKLGAKAPDFSLEDTHGNVVKLSAYQGQMVVLYFYPQDNTPTCTIEACSFRDAHAAFKKNKIAVFGISPDSVKKHQNFTKKHELPFPLLTDTEHRVIKTYGVWGPKKLFGRAYHGVLRTTYIINEKGNIAFVFDKVHAETHAEDVLKAIKAL from the coding sequence TTGCTCAAACTTGGCGCCAAGGCTCCTGATTTTAGTTTAGAGGATACCCACGGTAATGTGGTAAAGCTTTCAGCTTACCAAGGCCAAATGGTGGTACTCTATTTTTACCCGCAGGATAATACGCCGACCTGTACGATCGAAGCATGCAGTTTTCGTGATGCCCACGCGGCCTTCAAAAAAAACAAAATTGCCGTTTTCGGTATCAGCCCGGATTCGGTAAAAAAGCATCAGAACTTTACTAAAAAACACGAATTGCCGTTCCCGCTTTTGACCGATACGGAGCACCGCGTGATCAAAACATACGGGGTATGGGGACCAAAGAAATTATTTGGTCGCGCGTATCACGGGGTCTTACGCACAACCTATATTATCAACGAAAAAGGAAACATCGCCTTTGTGTTCGATAAAGTTCATGCCGAAACGCATGCGGAGGATGTTTTGAAAGCGATAAAAGCCTTGTGA
- a CDS encoding FAD-dependent oxidoreductase, giving the protein MKKQLLILGTGFGGFSLMKGIRSDLYDVTVVSTRNHFLFTPLLPSTTVGTIEFRSIIEPVRLARKDVTFYQAGATALHPEKRTVICRNSADAQTFELHYDTLVIAVGAVNNTFKIPGVAEYAYFLKELRDARRIRQRIIDNFERASTPGLDAAEMQRLLHIVVVGGGPTGVEFAAEMADFLEEELEKGFPHLVGMAKITLIEAGKQILSAFDHTVSEYAIKLFNRRRVTILTGKSVKEVTAQELTLHDGTQFSHGLVVWSTGNGPTDFVQSLSCPKDRAGRILVDSFFRVKDNPDIYALGDCATTEEKSLIATAQVANQGGKYLANYLNQLARGKSAESLKPFVYKHLGMLAYIGDNRAVADFDATTSQGFATWIFWRSAYLTKLVSLKNKAMVLFDWAKAFLFGRDVSRF; this is encoded by the coding sequence ATGAAAAAGCAATTGCTTATTCTAGGGACAGGATTCGGTGGATTCAGTCTTATGAAAGGCATTCGTTCGGATCTCTACGATGTCACCGTGGTAAGTACCCGTAATCATTTTTTATTTACGCCGCTGCTGCCGAGCACTACCGTCGGCACGATCGAATTTCGCAGCATCATCGAACCCGTACGGCTTGCACGTAAAGATGTTACTTTTTATCAGGCCGGTGCCACAGCTCTCCATCCCGAAAAGCGCACCGTCATTTGCCGGAATAGCGCCGATGCACAAACCTTTGAACTGCATTACGATACTTTAGTCATCGCGGTCGGAGCCGTAAATAATACGTTTAAAATTCCCGGTGTAGCGGAATACGCTTATTTTCTCAAAGAACTTCGCGATGCCCGGCGCATTCGCCAGCGTATCATTGATAATTTCGAACGCGCATCCACACCCGGTTTGGACGCGGCCGAAATGCAACGTCTGCTGCACATCGTCGTCGTTGGCGGTGGCCCGACCGGGGTCGAATTCGCCGCAGAAATGGCCGATTTTTTGGAAGAAGAATTAGAAAAGGGATTTCCACATCTTGTCGGTATGGCTAAAATCACTCTTATTGAGGCCGGTAAACAAATCCTGAGCGCTTTTGATCATACCGTCTCGGAATATGCCATCAAACTTTTCAATCGTCGCCGTGTTACCATTCTTACAGGCAAGTCAGTCAAAGAAGTGACGGCACAAGAACTCACATTGCACGACGGCACCCAATTTTCGCATGGGTTGGTGGTATGGTCCACCGGCAACGGGCCAACCGATTTCGTGCAAAGTTTATCATGCCCTAAAGATCGTGCCGGACGCATTTTGGTGGATTCTTTTTTTAGGGTCAAAGATAACCCCGATATCTATGCGCTCGGCGATTGCGCTACGACGGAGGAAAAGTCTTTGATCGCGACGGCACAGGTGGCTAATCAAGGCGGAAAATATTTGGCAAACTATCTCAATCAGCTTGCCAGAGGAAAATCGGCGGAATCATTAAAACCGTTTGTTTATAAACATCTGGGCATGCTGGCGTATATCGGCGATAATCGGGCCGTTGCCGATTTTGATGCGACCACCTCGCAAGGTTTTGCAACATGGATTTTCTGGAGATCCGCGTATCTGACCAAACTCGTCAGTTTAAAAAACAAAGCCATGGTGTTGTTTGATTGGGCCAAAGCGTTTCTTTTTGGCCGTGATGTGAGTCGGTTTTGA